The following DNA comes from Planctomycetota bacterium.
GGTGGCCTCGGTTTCCTGCTGGTGCATGGTGCGAATGTCGCCGACGAGCTTGCGGCGGCGCTCGGCGAGGTAGCGCAGATACTCGTCCACGCTGACGATGTAGAGGCGGCGGCCCTGCGAGCGGCTCCTGAAGGCGCCATCGGCGCCGCTGTGGTTGTCGGCCACCTCGATGAGGTACGTCACCACGTCGCCCTCCTTGAGGGCGGGGATGCTCTGCTTGAGCACCCAGGTGGCCTCCTTCTCGACGAGACGGCCCTTGAGCGCACCGAGCGGGGCGCGCTGCTCCTCGCCGTCGTTGACGGTGTAGACGATGGCCGCGTCGGCCAGACCGTAGTCGTCGCGGGCCTGGAACTGGACGGTCAGGCTTTTGCGCGTGGTGGCCTTCTCGTCCTCGAGCGGGCGCAGGATCTCGACCTGCGGGGCGCTGTCGGGGATGACCTGGACGAAGTAGCGGACCTCGTCCTTGTACTCGTAGCCGTGCTCCTTCTCGCTCCAGTGGAACGAGTAGTCGAAGGATTCGGTGGCCACGGCCTCGAAGCGGGCGAGGCGCCCGCCGTCCTCGAGCTGCATGGGGATCGGCTGGGCGCCCTCGCGCAGCACGGCGGCGGAGGCGAGGGCCTGGTCGCAGCGCAGCTCCCAGAGGAGTCTGGTGCCCTCGGGGACCTCGAGGTTGAGGATGTCGAGCGTCTGAGGGGCGAGGCCGGTGTACGCGGGGTACTCGAGCCGCACGCTGGTGCCCACGATGCGCGGCGGGGGGACGACGGTGATCTGGTACTCCTCGGACGACACGTCGCCGAGCCGGATGCGGTAGCGGAAGGACTGATAGACCTCGCTGAACTCGTAGGAGTAGGTGTCGTCGGCAGCCTGGCTCCTGGGGAACGGGACGGTCTCCCAGGCGCCGGCCTCGGGGCGGACGTAGAGGGTGCCGTCGCGCGGGAGGAGCCCCGCGGCCCTGGCCTCGAGGGTCACTTTGGCGCCCTGCTGAATGGTCTGGCTGCCGGTGACGGCGAGCAGGCGGGTGCGTGTGGGGTAGCCGAGGCGGGCCTCGGGGTTGAGCAGGCGGTAGAAGAGCACGCGGAGGTGCTGGGACCAGTTGACGCTCACGACGCCGAAAAAGGCGACGACGAGGGCGGAGACGAGGAAGATGCGCTTGAGCTCGCGGTAGCTGATGATCTCGCGGAAATCAATCGGCTGCGTGTATTCGATGGTCTGGCGGCGCAGGGCGCGCACCAGGCTGGGCGAGATGTGGCTGCCCTCGGCGTGTCCCTCGCCGAACTGCACGAAGGAGACGAGGAGGCTCTGGAGCTCGGGGTGGCGGCGCTCGACCTGGAGGGCCGTGCGCACGGCGTCGTAGCGCCGCAGGTGGCGCAGCCAGTGATGCCACGCGACCCAACCGATGACGCCCACGTTCACCGCCACAAGGGCGAGCCGCCAATAGCCCGGCACACGGAACAGGAAGTCCACCAGGAGATCCAGCAGCACCATGGCCAGGGCCCAGAGCACGAGATAGCACAGGCCGCGGGTGTGGTGGAATCGGCGCTCCTTGCGCCAGGCGCGGTGGAGCTTGTCGGTGACGAAGTGCGCGCCGGGAAGCTCGGGCTCGGATTGTGCCGCGCTTATCGAGGCCATACTCTCACCATTCGACCTCAGATGAGGTCATACCTCCGTCTGAAGAACCATTCGGTCGCCGCGCACAGGAGGAGCAGGACGAAGATCGCGGGGAGGTCCCAGAGCTCCTTCTCGCGGCGGATGACGGTCGTCTGCACCTCCTGGCGCAAGGTATCGGGCAGCTCGGGCAGGTCGCGGATGGCGAAGTAGCGGCCGCCCGAGATCTCGGCGAGCTTCCGCAGGGCGTCCTCCTGCATCGCCGGCTCGAGCTGCTCGAGCGGCGTCGTGGCGACCTGGAGTTCCACGGTGTTCGAGTAGTCGCGGTCGGCGGGTGCCGTGCGCAGCAGGTAGCGGCCTTCGAGCTCGGGTGTGAAGAAGCCCTGGTAGAGGCCGGGCACGTCTTTCACAGGGTCGAGCTTGATCTGCGTGGTCTCGGCCTGGCCCTCGGGGCGCTCGACGTAGATGCTGTAGCTGGCGAGGTTGACCGGTTCGTACGCCTCGCTGAGCACGTTAGCATAGAGCTGCACGCGCTCGCCGGTGCGGAAGCTGCGGCGGCCGGTCTCGATCTGGATGCGCTTGTTCTCGCCGAGCAGGCGCGAGAGGGTGAGGAACTGGATCACCTGGCCCCAGTAGCGCGCGTGGTACTGGTCGCCCACCTTGAAGCGCACGCGCCAGAGCTGGTCGGTGCCGACGAACATGGCCTTGCCACGCCCGTAGCGCTGCCAGCAGATGAGCGGGTAGGGCTCGCGGCGACGCGGGGCGTCGGACAGCGTGGCGAGCACGGTGGCGGCGGGCTTGGCGCCGGCGAGGGCGGGCACCTGGTAGAGGGGGCGCACGTGCGCCCAGCGTGCCGTGTTGCGCTCCTCGGGCATCTCGAGAGTCACCACGGTCATCTCGTCGCCCTTCGAGGTGGGCGTGGGGTAGACCGTCTCGTCCACGGACTCCCAGGCTTCGGGCTGAAGGCGCACGGGCAGCACGCCCTCGATCGGTGTGCCAAGGTAGGTGGTGAGCGGGTTCTGATGCCCAGGCAGCACCAGCAGCGAGCCGCCGCGCTCGCGCACCAGTTGCTCCATGCGGGAGAGCTGCGCGGGGGTGAAGTACGAGGCCGGCACGTCGCCCAGGATCACGAGGTCGAAGACAAATGCCTCGCCGGCCACCTCGGGGAAGCGGTCGAGGTAACGCTCGGAGGCCTTGGCCAGATCGCGGTCGCCCTGGGTCATCAGGAACTTGACGTCGAGCCGATGGTCGCGGAGGAGCACGGCGCGCAGATAGCGGTACTCCCAGCGCGGCTTGCCCTCGACGTAGAGGACCTTGATCTTCTCGTCAATCACGCGGAGGTCGCGGGACAGCCGGTTGTTGTCGGCCACCACCTCGCCGGGGAGCGGGGCGGCTGCGACCTCGAGCTTCAGTGTGCCCGCCGTCTCGTCGGGGAGGAAACTCAACTCCTCGAACTGCGGCTCGCCGGTCAGCACGACGTCCTTGCGGGCGATCTCTTTGCCGTTGACCGTCACCGTGACGTCCACGTGTCGGTTCGTGAAGCCCTTCGAGGTGATGCGGAAGCGGACAGGCACGCGGTCCTTCGCGAAAACGGTGTCCTGCACCACCAGGCCCTCGAGGCGCACGTCGGGCGGGTCGGGCACGCCGATGCCCACGGGGAAGAGCGGAATGCCGCGGTCCTTCATCTTGCGGGCCACCTCGAGCGGCTCGAGGCCCTCGTTCGAGGCGCCATCGGTGAGCAGGACCACGCCGGCGATTGGCTGGCCGCTGTAGCGCGAGACCACATCGTCAATCGCCGTGCCGAGGCGGGTGGACTTGCCCTTGGGCTCGAGCTTGCGGAGCGAGGCAGCGAGCGCATCGCCCTCGCCACTGGTGGGCTGCACGGCGTCTCCGAAAGAGAAGTAGCGCAGGCGGAAGTCCCTTGCGAGTCTGGCGAAGATGTCGAGATGGGGATTCTCGAGGATGCCCTTGGCCAGATCGAGGCGGACCGCGGACGAGGCGTCGGCGCGGGTCCTGGCATCCATCACCTGCGGCACGGCCTTGTCGAAGGAGAGCCTGCCCAGGGCCATGGCGGCGTCTTCGAGTTCGCGCTCCTTCTTGCGTGCGTCGCGGATGGCCATGCTCTCCGAGTTGTCCACGAGCACGAGCAGGCTCTCGCGGAGCTTCACCGACATTTCCAGCCCGAACACGGGCTCGAAGAGCAGCAGGATGACGAGCGTGTAGAGGACCGCGCGCAGAGTGCCCAGGAAGATGCGCCGGCCGCGCGAGATGCCACGCTCGCGATAGTACAGCCAGACGGCGAACCCCACGGCCGCCAGGATGCAGGCGAGCACGATCACGCTGGGCCACGGGTGGCGCAGGAACCACTCGAAGTAGGTCACAGGCCCCACTTCCTCCAGGCCGAGCAGCTTGGTGAACCAGCGTCGGAGCATCCGGCTCTTCCTATCCCTTCACCTCGGCGGCCCGGCCGCCGAGCAGTTCGTCTTTGGTGGCCGCGCGGGCCGCCGCGCCGACCATGCGCCGCGAGAAATACCAGGCCAGGAACGACTCGAGGCCCAGCATCGCGAGGCCGAGGATCATCAGCGTGCGCCAAAGCTCGTGGCCCACACGCCCCGTCCTGATCGCCATTTCCAGGTCGTCGCCCCAGTCCACGAGGCGCACCGGCGTGCCCAGGAAGGCTTTGGCGAGATCGCGGCCGAGGAGGCTGCGAACGTCGCTCTCCGCGGGCTCGACGTTCACGGCGACGACGATCGGGGGCATGCCGGCGGCATAACGCGCCTCGTAGAAGCCGGGCAACTCGGGTCGCGCGAGCGTGATGGCGCGCTGGCCGTTCCGCTCGCTCACCTGGAGGGGGAAGTCCTTCCCGGCCGGGTCGCGGATGAGGACGTTCGCCTGCACGTTCGCCCTGGGCAGCGTGAGCGTGATCGGCTCGGCGATGGCGAACGAACGTTCGTGCTCCTGG
Coding sequences within:
- a CDS encoding DUF4175 family protein — protein: MASISAAQSEPELPGAHFVTDKLHRAWRKERRFHHTRGLCYLVLWALAMVLLDLLVDFLFRVPGYWRLALVAVNVGVIGWVAWHHWLRHLRRYDAVRTALQVERRHPELQSLLVSFVQFGEGHAEGSHISPSLVRALRRQTIEYTQPIDFREIISYRELKRIFLVSALVVAFFGVVSVNWSQHLRVLFYRLLNPEARLGYPTRTRLLAVTGSQTIQQGAKVTLEARAAGLLPRDGTLYVRPEAGAWETVPFPRSQAADDTYSYEFSEVYQSFRYRIRLGDVSSEEYQITVVPPPRIVGTSVRLEYPAYTGLAPQTLDILNLEVPEGTRLLWELRCDQALASAAVLREGAQPIPMQLEDGGRLARFEAVATESFDYSFHWSEKEHGYEYKDEVRYFVQVIPDSAPQVEILRPLEDEKATTRKSLTVQFQARDDYGLADAAIVYTVNDGEEQRAPLGALKGRLVEKEATWVLKQSIPALKEGDVVTYLIEVADNHSGADGAFRSRSQGRRLYIVSVDEYLRYLAERRRKLVGDIRTMHQQETEAT
- a CDS encoding VWA domain-containing protein → MLRRWFTKLLGLEEVGPVTYFEWFLRHPWPSVIVLACILAAVGFAVWLYYRERGISRGRRIFLGTLRAVLYTLVILLLFEPVFGLEMSVKLRESLLVLVDNSESMAIRDARKKERELEDAAMALGRLSFDKAVPQVMDARTRADASSAVRLDLAKGILENPHLDIFARLARDFRLRYFSFGDAVQPTSGEGDALAASLRKLEPKGKSTRLGTAIDDVVSRYSGQPIAGVVLLTDGASNEGLEPLEVARKMKDRGIPLFPVGIGVPDPPDVRLEGLVVQDTVFAKDRVPVRFRITSKGFTNRHVDVTVTVNGKEIARKDVVLTGEPQFEELSFLPDETAGTLKLEVAAAPLPGEVVADNNRLSRDLRVIDEKIKVLYVEGKPRWEYRYLRAVLLRDHRLDVKFLMTQGDRDLAKASERYLDRFPEVAGEAFVFDLVILGDVPASYFTPAQLSRMEQLVRERGGSLLVLPGHQNPLTTYLGTPIEGVLPVRLQPEAWESVDETVYPTPTSKGDEMTVVTLEMPEERNTARWAHVRPLYQVPALAGAKPAATVLATLSDAPRRREPYPLICWQRYGRGKAMFVGTDQLWRVRFKVGDQYHARYWGQVIQFLTLSRLLGENKRIQIETGRRSFRTGERVQLYANVLSEAYEPVNLASYSIYVERPEGQAETTQIKLDPVKDVPGLYQGFFTPELEGRYLLRTAPADRDYSNTVELQVATTPLEQLEPAMQEDALRKLAEISGGRYFAIRDLPELPDTLRQEVQTTVIRREKELWDLPAIFVLLLLCAATEWFFRRRYDLI